In a single window of the Lates calcarifer isolate ASB-BC8 linkage group LG1, TLL_Latcal_v3, whole genome shotgun sequence genome:
- the fev gene encoding protein FEV produces MRQDCGGNLMFNMYLSDPTENLLKESKGTSWGPINTGVQKGSGQIQLWQFLLELLSDSTNMSCIAWEGTNGEFKLIDPDEVARRWGERKSKPNMNYDKLSRALRYYYDKNIMTKVHGKRYAYKFDFHGLAQVCQPSTTEQAIYKFQGNFSPIPFSGISKLNLVAPGVGPSGFSYWPGSPSAALYHSHNLQPPGPFGTVSPSHISCVNNINSLSNINNHYN; encoded by the exons ATGAGACAGGACTGCGGAGGAAACCTCATGTTCAACATGTATCTCTCAG ATCCAACAGAAAATCTGTTGAAAGAAAGCAAAGGAACATCATGGGGTCCAATAAATACAGGAGTACAGAAAG GCAGTGGACAGATTCAGCTCTGGCAGTTCCTGCTGGAGCTCCTCTCTGACAGCACCAACATGTCGTGCATCGCCTGGGAAGGCACCAACGGCGAATTCAAGCTCATCGACCCGGACGAAGTGGCCCGGCGCTGGGGGGAGCGCAAAAGCAAACCCAACATGAACTACGATAAGCTGAGCCGGGCGCTGCGCTACTACtatgataaaaacatcatgacCAAAGTCCACGGCAAGAGATATGCTTATAAGTTCGATTTCCACGGCTTGGCGCAGGTGTGCCAGCCGTCCACCACGGAGCAGGCCATCTACAAGTTTCAGGGTAACTTCTCCCCGATTCCCTTCTCCGGGATTTCCAAACTGAACCTCGTGGCCCCCGGCGTGGGGCCCTCGGGTTTCTCCTACTGGCCTGGCTCCCCGTCGGCGGCTCTGTATCACAGCCACAATCTCCAGCCTCCGGGGCCCTTTGGCACCGTTTCTCCGTCCCACATCAGCTGTGTCAACAACATCAACAGCCTGAGCAACATTAACAACCACTACAACTGA